In one Plasmodium vivax chromosome 4, whole genome shotgun sequence genomic region, the following are encoded:
- a CDS encoding eukaryotic peptide chain release factor subunit 1, putative (encoded by transcript PVX_002915A) has translation MDEDRDANIEQWKIKRLIKKLENAKGNGTSMISLIIKNKDEVSRINKMLADELGTASNIKSRVNRLSVLSAITSTQQKLKLYSKTPPKGLVVFCGTVITEDGKEKKMSIDFEPFRPINTSLYLCDNKFHVEALKELLESDDKFGFIIVDGNGALFGTIQGNTREVIRRFTVDLPKKHGRGGQSALRFARLRLEKRHNYLRKVAEVATSVFITNDKINVSGIVLAGSADFKNDLLHSDMFDQRLFTKVIKIVDISYGGDNGFNQAIELSSEALQNVKFIQEKKLIGKFFEEIAQDTGKVVYGIEDTLKALEIGAVELLILYEGLDVIRLTTRNAITNTTRTMHISPQDEKQESLYKENNVELEVVEKISLTDWVINNYKKFGASLDFVTNKSQEGAQFQKGFGGFGGMLRYKLDLNLYDEDVESDAELF, from the exons atgGATGAAGACCGAGATGCAAACATCGAGCAGTGGAAAATTAAGAGGCTCATAAAGAAGCTCGAAAATGCCAAGGG GAACGGAACGAGCATGATCAGCCTGATCATCAAGAACAAGGACGAAGTGTCcagaataaacaaaatgcTGGCGGACGAGCTGGGGACTGCCTCCAACATCAAGAGCAGAGTCAACCGGCTGAGTGTCTTGTCCGCCATAACGTCCACGCAGCAAA agctGAAGCTGTACAGCAAGACGCCGCCCAAGGGACTCGTCGTTTTCTGCGGCACGGTGATCACGGAGGacgggaaggagaagaagatgtCGATCGACTTCGAGCCATTCAGGCCCATCAACACAAGTCTCTACCTGTGCGATAATAAGTTCCACGTGGAGGCCCTAAAGGAGTTGCTCGAAAGTGACGACAAATTTGGGTTCATCATAGTGGACGGAAATGGAGCGCTCTTCGGCACCATACAAGGAAACACAAGAGAAGTAATAAGGAGATTCACCGTGGACCTTCCCAAGAAACATGGCAGAGGAGGTCAAAGTGCCCTTCGTTTTGCTCGCCTCAGATTGGAAAAGAGACACAACTACTTGAGGAAGGTAGCCGAAGTAGCCACATCcgtttttataacaaatgataaaataaacgtGTCGGGGATAGTACTCGCAGGAAGTGcagattttaaaaacgacCTCCTCCACAGTGACATGTTTGACCAGAGGCTCTTCACTAAAGTTATTAAAATCGTTGACATATCATACGGAGGGGACAATGGCTTCAACCAGGCAATTGAGTTAAGTTCTGAAGCTctccaaaatgtgaaattCATACAAGAAAAGAAGTTGATtgggaaattttttgaagaaatagCCCAGGATACGGGGAAGGTCGTATACGGGATTGAGGACACTTTGAAGGCTCTTGAGATCGGAGCAGTGGAGCTACTCATTCTGTATGAGGGGTTGGATGTCATTAGGCTAACCACAAGGAATGCCATCACCAACACCACTCGGACGATGCATATATCTCCCCAGGACGAGAAACAGGAATCGCTTTACAAAGAGAATAACGTCGAGCTGGAAGTCGTGGAGAAGATCTCCCTCACCGACTGGGTGATTAACAATTACAAGAAGTTCGGGGCGTCCCTCGACTTCGTCACCAACAAGTCCCAGGAGGGGGCGCAGTTCCAGAAGGGCTTCGGCGGCTTCGGCGGCATGCTCAGGTACAAGCTGGACCTCAATTTGTACGACGAGGATGTGGAGAGCGACGCGGAGCTCTTCTGA
- a CDS encoding 50S ribosomal protein L7/L12, putative (encoded by transcript PVX_002920A; Apicoplast targeted protein. Curated by Stuart Ralph, Walter and Eliza Hall Institute of Medical Research, Australia.), which produces MKRNALVKNALCRARLHPNGAHANAAVSAAALSGAALWSNKALQTRRGSGGSAPNSSFDLFDKIKDINGSNQNEEGTEQIDSKKRKPSKKVLKLVDEILNLTLIEAADLCDLCQEKLDGQKQFNNSSFFNRNPFPHPSSFFTAGGFSSPGVPPPMSSSFPNHANAQGVLPPGETPNLGSAEKGEQAGVKKKEEKKSSKSTFNVKLDSFDVKNKINTIKEIRKIANVGLKEAKDMVESAPFYVQKNVPAEKAEEMKKKFEELGATIILE; this is translated from the exons atgaaaaggaaCGCCCTTGTAAAAAACGCCCTCTGTAGAGCGAGGTTGCACCCAAATGGTGCCCACGCAAATGCAGCCGTGAGCGCAGCTGCTCTCAGCGGGGCAGCCCTATGGAGCAACAAAGCCCTGCAGACACGGAGAGGCAGTGGGGGAAGTGCCCCAAACAGCAGCTTCGACCTGtttgacaaaataaaagacatTAACGGAAGCaaccaaaatgaggaaggcaCTGAGCAAATCGATtcgaagaaaaggaagccaTCAAAAAAGGTCTTAAAACTTGTGGATGAAATTTTAAACCTAACCCTAATTGAAGCGGCAGATCTGTGTGACCTTTGCCAGGAGAAGTTAGACGGACAGAAACAGTTTAAtaattcctctttttttaataggaACCCCTTTCCACATCCCTCTAGCTTCTTCACCGCAGGGGGGTTCTCCTCCCCAGGTGTCCCCCCACCTATGAGCTCTTCTTTCCCCAATCATGCAAACGCTCAGGGTGTCCTTCCACCGGGGGAAACTCCCAATTTGGGGTCGGCGGAAAAAGGCGAACAGGCAGGggtgaaaaagaaggaagaaaaaaaaagctccaAAAGCACCTTCAACGTTAAGTTAGATAGCTTTGACGTAAAGAATAAAATCAACACGATTAAAGAAATTCGCAAAATCGCCAACGTCGGGTTGAAGGAGGCGAAGGACATGGTGGAGAGCGCCCCCTTCTACGTGCAGAAGA ACGTGCCCGCGGAAAAGGcagaagaaatgaaaaagaagttCGAGGAGCTGGGCGCCACAATTATATTGGAATGA
- a CDS encoding hypothetical protein, conserved (encoded by transcript PVX_002925A), translating into MSGEKNFFGNPYSTNVNYENVPAQNEYGGAPQQGVFYNSVAEGMYSYAPNESLSGEFLNQNMSSYGSRGIGVNSQSSQGGYPGVRGGFGGNAASSYGSGGNYGSSGNYASSGNYASSGNYGSGGNYASGNTYGRGYMNESGNFQDRPGASHSGVNAANNLTYANSMGGVSGMGGMGSMSSMSSMGSVGSMGGVQNLHNSLSGMGAMNRMENVFMNKNVKRGMQRGYENGEAVSFNNIGGMHNTSGGMTTVGSAGQRGKGGTLNVMPHASNMSRANAYGMQRTLEKVNSVVGGDPGGASNDVKNRLTSHANTTQSRGGLNSCDRQSGFPGLSNMQGVDGISGYGSTNGYGSVNSFDSMGNQPGVIHASSELSAISSRNDLSRANNYHPLSGNNTYDSYRLGDYTTDRSGMRSHNAMQQGYTTPSGNYLEAQNNNRATTAQGLNNRFVNQGTSYLGSNHPPNSSYQKGNMRSSVKSTIKNNINMLSKSSNETFKKEQPVAYTPKGSAAYAVRGSVSSGVSSDVRSDVRSDVRSDIRGDLQGGQGRNLPPSEYPYDRPPFNQQYRGGEDKLALQGSKGAQNDPNSSVRNNQMVDSSLAYGGNRGGFFYEGQYADQGSAWGGDYSAGPAYERGDFKGGSAVVGSGVGGTSGIGGVGGGASGVGGAGSFDNSYGNDSSSFYGNSSANFYGSDGANFYGNDAANLYANDAANFYGNNGRQIHDEAVTHQGALHQQMFLGAANSSNFPRQVKSKGRSRKGKNSGPKGEEKKAAVKNGKRGKTNGLKSEGAPGTRVGAGMVTSMGSGTSINPDAYSTAYPSANNVSGNQNGDHHLHDGSSSALTLNVSNGGDLGNFQGGAAVGGQVSEKVEEAQHGGAAQLGGAVQINEPACLSEPPQPNEPAQPGGTAPQVEGPPLEENEQLLANSQFLESYKEYLQLQAQQSGERKGKSFSPSNSNLTLNKDLVEMILRNNKHSIGRSTDESVSNSYTSFLMNVSSSYLKKKSQGGRSETESKPDGGDHSHVGDKAVEGYSPKVDPLEGAHLIGGGLLTPPSRALEGGFPAGEAHQECGADAGEVEAVKIKAEVQEGDQPGWAEAQAVEQADVIGDVPVKKKGTRGRKKKVQSAPAGEGGILPEGVKVEEKEVKRKGRKRKTYVEPASQNGNNQEMHKQTNECVKGIPLEEPTTHNIKEEEAKIKIDQMAVCFKRPKSEAPLGENTNEASPNHSSNVFEILNYKLKKFNVQNCVNSHAEVTVLLNNFLKVVRLINSHRKMLQGVYGQVFKTPSEACLRRYFEAKFPFIQCYRDRRYELADGGEEDQRQDGEEGEEEEEEGEEEEEEGDEEEGDEEEEEEENGGVKAEVQAEVEAASAANPLSDDFPPANGTPIGESRCGGMMPPLVSQAELSGRSHTVKEEVCTLSNWENTAHRGNDEGCNPNGSSQRELEVKPPGDHLNGVKEESSSGADGISVSRWVPPGDSRGAGYAQCSAGPPAYVPSDGVAYVRPNGVTYAPLNEATYVTSDVTTHVLPNAATYMASYPSAFPCEGYQTYAAQLNGHPQNSAPQEFIAPHQFSPPQEFNAQQQFSAPLQFSAPHIFNPHVNSGNNLNGDSFG; encoded by the coding sequence ATGtctggggaaaaaaactttttcgGTAACCCCTACTCAACGAACGTTAACTATGAGAACGTGCCAGCGCAAAACGAATACGGGGGTGCCCCCCAGCAGGGCGTCTTCTACAACAGCGTAGCGGAGGGGATGTACAGTTACGCCCCGAATGAAAGTCTTTCGGGGGAGTTCTTGAATCAGAACATGAGCAGTTATGGGAGCCGAGGAATTGGGGTGAACAGCCAAAGCAGCCAGGGGGGCTACCCCGGGGTGCGTGGCGGATTTGGAGGTAACGCTGCGAGTAGCTACGGAAGCGGCGGCAACTATGGAAGCAGCGGTAACTACGCAAGCAGCGGTAACTACGCAAGCAGCGGTAACTACGGAAGCGGCGGCAACTACGCAAGCGGCAACACCTACGGGAGGGGCTACATGAACGAGTCAGGCAACTTCCAAGACAGGCCAGGGGCAAGCCACTCGGGCGTGAATGCCGCGAACAACTTGACCTACGCAAACAGCATGGGGGGAGTGAGCGGCATGGGAGGAATGGGCAGCATGAGCAGCATGAGCAGCATGGGCAGCGTGGGCAGCATGGGCGGAGTGCAGAATCTCCACAACTCGTTAAGCGGCATGGGGGCGATGAACAGAATGGAAAATGTgtttatgaacaaaaatgtgaaaagggGCATGCAGAGGGGCTACGAAAATGGGGAGGCAGTTAGCTTTAATAACATCGGTGGTATGCACAACACGTCTGGCGGTATGACCACCGTAGGTAGTGCCGGGCAAcgcggcaaagggggaacgTTAAATGTGATGCCCCATGCGAGTAATATGTCGAGAGCCAATGCGTATGGTATGCAGAGGACTTTGGAAAAGGTGAACAGCGTGGTGGGTGGCGATCCCGGCGGTGCAAGTAACGATGTGAAGAACAGGCTGACCAGCCACGCGAACACGACCCAAAGCAGGGGAGGCTTAAACAGCTGTGATCGACAGAGTGGCTTCCCAGGATTGAGCAACATGCAAGGAGTGGATGGCATCAGCGGGTATGGCAGCACCAACGGGTATGGCAGCGTGAACAGCTTCGACAGCATGGGCAACCAGCCCGGAGTGATCCACGCGAGCAGCGAGCTAAGCGCGATTAGCAGTAGAAACGACCTGTCGAGGGCAAATAATTACCACCCCCTAAGTGGAAACAATACCTATGATAGTTACCGCCTGGGTGACTATACGACGGATAGGAGCGGCATGCGAAGCCATAACGCCATGCAGCAAGGGTACACCACTCCCAGCGGCAACTACCTAGAGGCCCAAAACAACAACAGAGCCACAACCGCGCAAGGTCTGAACAACCGGTTTGTAAATCAGGGAACTAGTTACCTAGGCAGTAACCACCCACCGAACAGCTCCtaccaaaagggaaacatgAGGAGTAGTGTGAAGAGCACCATCAAGAATAACATTAACATGTTGAGCAAGTCCTCAAATGAGACCTTCAAGAAGGAGCAGCCCGTGGCATACACCCCCAAGGGAAGCGCCGCCTATGCAGTTCGGGGCAGCGTTAGCAGCGGAGTTAGCAGCGATGTTAGAAGTGATGTTAGAAGTGATGTTAGAAGTGATATTAGGGGTGATCTACAGGGGGGCCAAGGTAGGAACCTCCCTCCGAGTGAGTACCCCTATGATCGCCCCCCCTTCAACCAACAGTacaggggaggggaagacaAGTTAGCTCTCCAGGGGAGCAAAGGAGCTCAGAATGACCCCAACAGCAGTGTAAGGAACAACCAAATGGTGGACTCCAGCCTGGCGTATGGCGGCAACAGAGGGGGATTCTTTTACGAAGGCCAGTATGCCGACCAGGGTTCCGCATGGGGGGGGGACTACAGCGCGGGGCCTGCGTATGAGAGGGGCGACTTCAAAGGGGGCTCCGCAGTTGTGGGTAGCGGTGTAGGCGGTACGAGTGGcattggcggtgttggcggcggTGCGAGTGGCGTTGGCGGTGCAGGCAGCTTCGATAACTCCTACGGTAACGACTCCTCCAGCTTTTACGGCAACAGCTCTGCGAACTTCTACGGCAGCGACGGGGCCAACTTTTACGGAAACGACGCGGCTAATTTGTACGCCAACGACGCGGCCAACTTCTACGGCAACAACGGCAGGCAGATCCACGACGAGGCAGTCACTCATCAGGGGGCGCTGCACCAGCAGATGTTCCTCGGGGCGGCGAACAGTAGCAACTTCCCCCGGCAGGTGAAGAGCAAAGGGAGGTctagaaaaggaaagaacaGCGGCccgaagggggaggagaaaaaggcaGCAGTGAAAAATGGCAAGAGGGGCAAAACGAACGGCCTGAAGAGTGAAGGCGCGCCCGGTACTAGGGTGGGTGCGGGCATGGTAACAAGTATGGGCAGCGGCACCAGCATTAACCCCGATGCGTACTCGACTGCCTACCCCAGTGCGAACAACGTGAGTGGCAACCAAAACGGTGACCACCACCTCCACGACGGCAGTTCGAGCGCACTCACGCTGAACGTGTCGAATGGCGGGGATTTGGGCAACTTCCAGGGGGGAGCTGCAGTGGGTGGACAGGTGAGTGAGAAGGTTGAGGAGGCTCAGCATGGTGGGGCGGCTCAGCTGGGTGGAGCCGTACAGATTAATGAACCCGCTTGTCTTAGTGAACCCCCTCAACCTAACGAACCCGCTCAGCCTGGTGGAACCGCGCCCCAAGTGGAGGGCCCCCCGCTGGAGGAAAACGAGCAGCTGCTCGCCAATAGCCAGTTCCTCGAAAGCTACAAGGAATACCTGCAGCTGCAGGCGCAGCAATCGGGGGAGCGAAAAGGGAAGTCGTTCTCCCCATCCAACAGTAACCTCACGCTGAACAAGGATCTAGTGGAGATGATTCTTAGAAACAATAAGCACTCAATAGGTAGAAGCACAGACGAGAGCGTTAGTAACTCCTACACGAGCTTCTTAATGAATGTAAGTTCCTcctatttgaagaagaaatcaCAGGGGGGCAGAAGCGAAACGGAGAGCAAACCGGATGGTGGTGACCACTCCCATGTGGGGGACAAAGCAGTAGAAGGTTATTCACCCAAAGTGGACCCTCTTGAGGGGGCACATCTGATAGGGGGGGGGTTATTAACTCCCCCCAGTAGGGCCCTTGAAGGGGGCTTTCCCGCGGGAGAGGCACACCAGGAATGTGGAGCGGATGCAGGTGaggtggaagcggtgaaaaTAAAGGCGGAAGTGCAAGAGGGAGACCAACCGGGTTGGGCGGAGGCACAAGCAGTGGAACAAGCAGATGTTATCGGAGACGTCCccgtgaagaaaaaaggaacgcgggggaggaaaaagaaagtgcAAAGCGCACCCGCAGGGGAGGGAGGCATCCTACCCGAAGGCGTAAAagtggaggagaaggaagtcAAGCGGAAGggcaggaagaggaagacgtaTGTAGagccagctagccaaaatgggaataacCAGGAAATgcacaaacaaacaaacgagTGTGTAAAGGGTATTCCCTTGGAAGAACCCACCACCCACaatataaaagaagaagaagcaaaaattaaaattgacCAAATGGCAGTGTGTTTTAAGAGACCCAAGAGTGAAGCTCCACTGGGGGAGAACACCAATGAGGCTTCCCCAAATCACTCGAGCAACGTTTTTGAAATTTTGAATTATAAGCTGAAGAAATTTAATGTGCAAAATTGCGTCAACAGTCATGCGGAGGTGACCGTTCTGCTTAACAACTTCCTAAAGGTGGTGAGGTTAATAAACAGCCACAGGAAGATGCTGCAGGGGGTGTACGGCCAGGTGTTTAAGACCCCCAGTGAGGCTTGCCTGCGGAGGTACTTCGAGGCCAAGTTCCCCTTTATACAGTGCTACAGGGATAGGCGCTACGAGTTGGCcgacgggggggaggaggatcAGCGGCAGGATggagaggagggggaagaagaagaggaggagggggaagaagaagaggaggagggggacgaagaagagggggacgaagaagaggaggaagaggaaaacggCGGCGTGAAAGCAGAAGTTCAAGCGGAAGTTGAAGCCGCCTCCGCCGCTAACCCACTGAGTGACGACTTCCCCCCTGCAAACGGAACGCCAATTGGGGAGAGCCGCTGTGGTGGGATGATGCCCCCTCTGGTTAGCCAGGCAGAGCTCAGCGGAAGGTCGCATACGGTTAAGGAGGAAGTGTGTACCCTCTCAAATTGGGAGAATACTGCCCACCGCGGCAACGACGAAGGGTGTAACCCAAACGGAAGTTCCCAAAGAGAATTAGAAGTAAAACCCCCTGGTGATCATTTGAATGGAGTGAAGGAGGAGAGTAGCAGTGGGGCCGACGGGATAAGCGTGTCGCGGTGGGTCCCACCTGGCGATAGTCGGGGCGCGGGTTACGCACAGTGCAGCGCCGGCCCCCCCGCGTACGTGCCGTCAGATGGGGTGGCCTACGTACGGCCGAACGGGGTCACCTACGCACCGTTAAACGAGGCCACCTACGTAACGTCTGATGTGACCACCCACGTACTGCCCAACGCGGCAACCTACATGGCAAGCTACCCCTCCGCCTTCCCCTGTGAGGGGTACCAAACGTATGCCGCGCAGCTGAATGGCCACCCCCAGAACAGCGCCCCGCAGGAGTTCATTGCCCCGCACCAGTTCAGCCCCCCACAGGAGTTCAATGCCCAACAGCAGTTCAGCGCGCCGCTCCAGTTCAGTGCCCCGCACATTTTCAACCCCCACGTGAATTCAGGCAATAATCTGAATGGGGATTCGTTCGGGTGA
- a CDS encoding GDP-fucose transporter, putative (encoded by transcript PVX_002930A), with the protein MQRNVAVVSSIGMYLLSSVTSVFVNKYVLMEGAVDTVLLIFLQHLSCLLPLHIFKSYFMGTQDKEQVQGKMGSLYEGLKHMWLIIASFNFTLIFGNTCLRHTNISSYQLARSMTLPFNFLFSYFFFKQINFTLLMTCACVLVSAGFFVFSVDAVSTNFQSVLYGTTVSVVQAIHLNLLKKKLMIYGDKTVMLYYNLLYSSIILFFYLSITGELFSIFRISSIFVTFSSFLCIHYTDNVVFNMFGNVKSTMQTFISKFYHSEELNGHTLVGILLTTLGSFLYTYSSEYARKQKVG; encoded by the exons ATGCAGCGCAACGTCGCCGTGGTGTCGTCCATAGGCATGTACCTGCTGTCCTCCGTGACGTCCGTCTTCGTGAACAAGTACGTGCTGATGGAGGGGGCCGTGGACACGGTGCTGCTGATATTCCTCCAGCACCTCTCATGCCTGCTCCcgttacatatatttaaaagcTACTTTATGGGAACCCAAGACAAGGAACAGGTCCAGGGAAAGATGGGATCCCTCTATGAAGGACTGAAACACATGTGGCTGATTATTGCCtcctttaattttactttaataTTTGGGAACACCTGCTTGAGGCACACGAATATATCCTCCTACCAGCTAGCCAGATCCATGACGCTGCCTTTCAATTTCCtgttttcctatttttttttcaagcaaataaattttaccCTGCTGATGACCTGCGCCTGCGTGTTGGTTTCGGCTGGGTTCTTCGTCTTTTCCGTGGACGCCGTCAGCACCAACTTCCAGTCGGTCCTCTACG GCACCACCGTCTCCGTCGTGCAGGCAATCCATCTGAACCTCCTAAAGAAGAAGCTCATGATTTATGGGGACAAGACGGTTATGCTTTACTACAACCTGCTGTACTCCTccatcattttatttttttacctctcAATCACAGGGGagcttttttccattttcc GCATTTCCTCCATCTTCGTGacgttttcctccttcctGTGCATCCACTACACGGACAATGTCGTCTTCAACATGTTTGGGAATGTCAAATCCACCATGCAGACGTTCATCAGCAAATTTTACCACTCGGAGGAGCTAAACGGGCACACCCTGGTGGGCATCCTGCTGACGACTCTGGGGTCTTTCCTCTACACCTATTCGAGTGAATACGCGAGGAAGCAGAAGGTCGGGTGA
- a CDS encoding hypothetical protein, conserved (encoded by transcript PVX_002935A) gives MLLFKRRFSQAGKSTLDLKKSLLYQDDDYLVVDKAYGVSTFGRAPQKESIIKSLQGLNLEEPEDANVVYKLHNHVGGCLLICKNKFIKNHTYGNTFLALVYGKVEKAQNVEVKLGLKYLPNSTVMVPSNGQEHLRDLKTIRYNVVSNSIWYETHNFSLLKIDSTAKDARFIKPLLFYSLYTCIVGDTEYVGGWKKLRENGFFSYRDVGGQVERANRLLLKRVSKRVSPGGKNNELMLHLHCSGVTFQSACSRVVYVASPLPRHMRETLNLLGAPSLCQTIDTQVKAANECSRRVGKTLSSVSHERESDVRDDRLAQNGKRFEKGEGEDDPLLYDLMQDEGRIERENEELLSGIYRRGEIHRRGERSAGGQGRRGQPRPRRGALAKDVHRLTPSDAPIFFAEVQ, from the exons ATGCTCCTTTTCAAGAGGAGGTTTTCCCAGGCGGGCAAGTCCACCCTGGACTTGAAGAAGTC GCTGCTCTACCAGGACGACGACTACCTCGTGGTGGACAAGGCGTACGGAGTGTCCACCTTCGGGCGGGccccccaaaaggagagCATAATCAAAAGCCTGCAGGGGCTAAACCTAGAGGAGCCTGAAGACGCAAATGTGGTCTACAAGCTGCATAACCACGTGGGGGGGTGTCTCctgatttgcaaaaataaatttataaaaaaccaCACCTACGGGAACACCTTCCTAGCGTTAGTCTACGGCAAAGtggaaaaggcacaaaatgTAGAGGTCAAATTGGGCCTAAAGTATCTCCCAAATTCAACAGTAATGGTCCCTTCAAACGGGCAGGAACATTTGAGGGACTTGAAAACGATTAGGTATAACGTGGTGAGCAACTCCATTTGGTATGAGACTCACAATTTtagtttattaaaaattgataGCACAGCAAAGGACGCAAGGTTTATTAAGCCGCTACTTTTTTATTCGCTCTACACCTGTATTGTGGGCGATACTGAGTACGTTGGGGGGTGGAAGAAGCTGAGGGAAAATGGGTTCTTCTCTTACCGTGATGTGGGTGGCCAGGTGGAGAGAGCCAACCGGTTGCTACTGAAGAGGGTATCGAAGAGGGTATcccctggggggaagaacaacgAGCTGATGCTCCACCTGCATTGCTCGGGTGTGACCTTCCAATCTGCATGCAGTAGAGTGGTTTATgtggcttctccccttcccAGACACATGCGAGAGACGCTAAACTTGTTAGGCGCGCCCTCACTGTGTCAGACCATAGACACGCAGGTGAAGGCCGCAAATGAATGCTCCCGAAGGGTTGGTAAAACCCTCAGTTCCGTTTCGCACGAGCGAGAAAGCGACGTTCGAGATGACAGGTTGgcccaaaatggaaagcgtTTTGAAAAAGGCGAAGGTGAAGACGACCCCCTGTTGTACGATCTGATGCAGGATGAGGGGAGAATCGAACGGGAGAATGAAGAACTGCTGAGTGGGATATACAGGCGGGGTGAGATACACAGGCGGGGTGAACGTAGCGCCGGGGGGCAGGGGAGGAGGGGGCAGCCCCGACCCAGGCGCGGCGCGCTGGCCAAGGACGTCCACAGGTTGACTCCCTCCGACGCGCCTATCTTTTTCGCGGAGGTGCAGTGA